The genomic window gattgcttgagcccaggaggtagaggatgcagtgagccatgattgtgaaactgtactccagcctgggcacagagtaagactctgtctcaaaaaaataataatgtataagGAAGTGCCTTGAAAAACTTCAGCTTGTAATAGTGAGTATATTGTTAGTATGTTAGTGAGTTATATTAGTATGTTGTTAAAAATGGGAATTTGGTCATGGCTTTTCATATACTATATAGTCTCATTGAAATTCTATGAGTTCTTAATTTTAGGTAATGTAGACACGATGATTCTTACTGAAACACTTACCTTTATTTTAGTACTCTTTATATGTTAAAGAATATGTTTAGTAATCCTTATATGTTAAAGGATGTAATGCTTTTGGTGAGAATGATGCTGTGTGGATCGATTGTGAGTCGCGTTATTGCTAGTGTACATTACTTAATGTTCTTGCTTCTTAACCACTGCCTCCCACAGGTCCCTCTGTGCCTGGTGAAGCCATTCCTCAGAGCACTAGCAGCCGCATTCCCTTCGTTTCTTGGTGCAGTCCTCTAGACTGTGAGGTCAGCAAGGTAGGGAGCTCGCCCTTGTCACTATCCCCAGCTCTAAGCACAGAGCAAGGCAAAAGGCAGACCTCAAATGTTGATTGCATAGATTTTCATTTACAGCACATAtgaccttcattttcttttaaacagttCAATAGCCCAGCCTTAATTCAAAcaggccttctctcctctccctttttaTGGTGTTTTTATGGTGGTTAAGAGCAGGAGCTTCAGGGTTTGTCTTCCGGGATTAAGCTGTGTGACTTAGGACAGTTTACTTAACTTCTCCGTGCCATGTCCTGGCAAGACAGTGGGTGTAATAGTAGTGCCTATTTGATACGGATTTTTGAAAATTACACGAGCTAAGTAAAGCACCTAGAACggtgcctagcacatagtgaATGTCTAATAAATGTCTGCAGAAAGTAGCAGCAGGAGTGGGGCAGGCTTGGCTGTTCCGTTGCAGTGTGGTGAGGGCACAAAGCTTGTGCTTTGGAGTGGAGCTGAATCACCACTGAGAAGCCATGGGCCTGGGGCACTCCAGTGAAccttcctgcttcagcttcttcatctggaaaatgggggtgTTAATCATGCACAGCTGTTGGAGGATAAAAGCGTGAATGTGAGGCATTTATTAATAGAAAtatcccatttcttttttctttctttttcttttctttttttttgtttttagatggagtctcgctctgtcccccagaatggagtgaagtggtacgatctcagctcactgcaacctccaccccccggttcaagtgattctcctgcctcagccttcccagtagctgggattacaggtgctcgccaccacgcccagctaatttttgtaattttagtagagatgggatttcgccatgttggctaggctgttctcaaactcctgacctcaggtgatccacccacctcggcctcccaaaattctgggattacaggcgtgagccaccgcacccagtcgaGCCCATTTCTTAGAAGGTGCTGGAGTCTCCCCTGCACCTGGGCCTCCTGCATTATAGGGAACACACAAGCACCTCTTCAGCAGCCTGGTCTGAGGCCAGATGGGTCCTGTCAGAGCTCCAGGCCCTGGGGACAAGATGACCACAGGGAACCTCTTAGCCTCGTTCCCAGGACCTCTGCCTTGGGATGATGGGAAATCCTTTCAAGCAGAAGCCTGTATTAGATTCCTCCATAAACTCCCAGCCCAATCTCAGAACCAAGCTGAAATGATGTGATCCAACAGTGATTACAGGATTTGTATGTATTTGGTACCATTTTGTTTATCTGCACGTTATCAAGGGTGAATGAATTGTTCTAAGCAAGATAATGTTCCAATGAAAATCTTCTAGAATATTATGCTGTCCTGGCCATTTGAAgcagaagataaaaaaaaaaaaaaaaaaaacagagctaaTCTCAATTACTGTGGAGCCTCATTCTAAACAGGAACCCTGTGATGTCCTCTGACTTTGGATTGGGTTTTCAGTGCTATCAGaggctgaactcctgggcttcctcCTTCTGCCTCCTTCAGCCTCTGCTAGTGGTTTGCTTCCCTGTGTCTTCACTGATGGGACCCTCGGAGTCTAGTCTTGCACCTGTTGAATCTCCTGGCCTTACCTGGGAGAGCATTGCATGGATTCTATGGCAGCTGCCCTCTGGTCCTCAGAAGCTTTTCCTTATTCTGCTCACAGTCGAGTTCcagctgtgttgcccatgctcaTCTGCGCATACCTATCTGTACTTGTTTAACGATTTTTTCATTGAGCCTCCAATTTGGGccagtgtcttagtccatttgcattgctataaagacataccttaaggtggggtaatttataaagaaaagaggtttcttttcttttcttttcttttgagatggagtctcactctgtcacccaggctgacatgcagtggcacaatctcagcttgctgcaaccttcgcctcccgggttcaagcagttctccctgcctcagccccctgatagctgggattacaggtgcccaccaccacactcagctaatttttgtattttttagtaaaggcagggttttgccatgttggtcaggctggtctcgaactcctgacctcagatgatctgcccaccttggcttcccaaaatgctgggattgcaggtgtgagccaccgcacctggccaagaaaagAGATTTCTTTGGCTCATTATTCTGCTGGTTGGGAGACTGAGCATCTGGTGAGGGCGTCCACCCCTAcgactcaaacacctcccattaggttGGGGATCACGTCTCAACATTGGAGATGgcggggacaaatatccaaacgaTAGCATCCAGGCACTGTGTCTGAGAAGAGGGGTGCTGtccacacatgtgcacacagacatGTCTGCTCTGGATCTCCTCACACCAGCAGGGAATTtgttgaaatgcagattctgattcaggaggtctgaAATAAGGCCCGAAACACCACATTTCTAAAATTTCCCAAGGGAGGCTGCTGCTTCTGTGCATGGACCACTTCTTTGCATAGTGAGGTTTATAGCAGGTGCACAGACTCAAACACCTGCCTGAGCCAGACAGGTGATGTTGCTGTGGAACCCAGGTGTGGGACGTGGGAAATGGTGGGTCACTCACTGGGCCAGGCTCGTCCTGCCTAGAGGCAAGCtacagtttctttctttgttttttgagacagggtcttgctctgtcacccaagctggggtgcaggggtgcgaccttggctcactgcaacctctgcctcccaggtttaagtgattctcctgcctcaacctcccaagtagctgggattacagacgtgtgctaccatgcctggctaatttttgtatttttggtagagacagggtttcgctatgctggccaagctgatctcgacctcctgacctcaggtgatccatccgcctcggcctcccaaagtgctgggattataggcatgagccaccacacctggcaagcTACGGTTTCTATAAAAGTACTGTTCCATGAACAAACACATCTGCATGCTGAATTCAGCCCTGGGCACCTTGTTCAGACCCCTACTCTAGAGTTCAGATCTCAGGGGCTTGCAGATAAACTAATCTGGTCACTCATTGAGTCCTTCCGTAGCTTCCCAGCTAGTAGTTGACTTGCCAGGACTGTTACAGGAGTGGGTAGCTGTGATTTTGGACCAGCTTGTCCCATTGTTGAGAAGACCAGATTAGaactggctctgccacttactggtgGCGTGAAtttgagaggaaggagagagtgtGAGTGTGCCAATGTTTAAGTGCCTGCACCATTCTATGCTTTGTGCATGATTCCATTTGAATCGTCTCATCTGTCTTGCAGAAGTGGTTCATCtccttcattttacaggtgagaacaGTGGAGTTGAAGAGCTTAACTAACCAGTCCTGGCAGCCCAGTTACTACTTTGTGAAGTGGGGATTCAAACTCAGGACTGCCAGCCTTATCTTAGTCCATCTGTGGCATTTTagcagaatatctgagactgggtaatttacaaatgatagacatttatttctcacagttctggaggttgggaagtccaaaatcaaggtgctggtagGTTCAGTGTCTGGCAAGGGCCTGGTCTGTGCTTCCAAGGTGGTGACTTGAATgctatgtcttcacatggtggaaggaatgGAAGAGCAAAAAGGGTCGAACTAACttcctcaagcccttttataagggcaggAATCCGATCCATGAGGATGAAGCCCTGATGGCCTTATCACCTCACAAAGGCCCTACCTTTCAATACTATCACCTTGGGAGTTAAGTTTTGACATgtaaattttggaggggacaccgACACTCACACCAAAGCCCTCTCTGAATAATACAGGGCTACTATTTACTGTGTATGCCAGGCCCATGCGTTAGTTCTAATAGCACAGAAACCTTGCAAGGTGTggaattattcccattttacagatgagtaaactgaggttcagaggttaagtaactggcCCAATGATACGAAGAGTGGTGGAGCTGTGGTTTAAGCCCCTATCTAACTGACTCCATTCCCCTAACCCATGCTGCAGGGACAGCCAGTTTCAGGGGTCAAAACCTAGGGGTGACCTGAGGATGAGGAGGGGTTACCAGAAGTGGGACTTCAGCACCTtgtcgccttttttttttttttttttttttgagatggagtcttgccctgttgcccaggctggagtgcagtggagtcatctcggctcactgcaacctccgcctcctgggttcaagtgattctcctgcctcagcctccccagtagctgggattataggtgcccaccatcatgcccagctaatttttgtatttttagtagagagaggtttcaccatgttgcccaggccggtctccaactcctgatctcaggtgatctgcccaccttggcctcctaaagtgctgggattataggggtgagccactgcacctggcctctttgtCTTCTTTCTGATTGTTACAATCAGCATATGGCCACTGTGAGCCTGGTAAGGCATGGACATCCATCCACCCTCACCCCCCAACCTGCTGAAGACATATCCCGGGTCCTGCTGATAGCGGAAGCCACAAAGATGACGGCTATGGCAGAATCAGTCCCTACTTGGTGTAGCCCATGGAGCCACCTGTCAGAGCAGACGCCACAGCTGTCATGGACATGGGacttaatttctttccttttgtctctGAAAAGTTTGTAATGTGGTAAGAGAGGAGCTGCAGGGAGCATGCATTTCCAAAGTTCTGTtgctttttgtatgtttgttaaTTCAACCCAGAATATACAAGAAGTTCTATTTATGAGCAGGGATAAAAGTGGAGCCTATGgcttatgatttctttttctttttcttttctttttttgagacagtttcactctgtcacccaggctggagtgcagtggtgcaatcttagctcactgcaacctccacctcccaggttcaagggattctcccacctcaacctcctgagtagctgggactacaagcactcaccaccacacccagctaatttttgtatttttagtagagacaaggtttcaccatgttggctaggctggtcttgaactcctggcctcaagtgatctacccgtctcagcctcccaaagtactgggattacaggtgtgagccaccacacctggccggctTATGATTTCTTTATGATGGACGAAGTGAAATAGCCTTGTGTTCTCCCaagtaatacacacacacacgtgtgcacacacaggcatgcacatgCATTCACACGTGTGTATATCTGCAGAGGGCCAGACTTATCTCGAATCACCCTTGGGAATCTGGATCATCCACCTTTGAGTTTTCTCCTCCTTTGAACTCCAAATCTAGTCTTTTGAATATGCTTCAGCATGATCGTTAGGGAAATGAGAGGCAGTGCCTCTCCTGTGCTTGGCCTTATGTCCAGGCAGTACCTGAAAGGCAGCGTAGAGTTAGAAGAAACGGCCTGGAAAGCTGGAGTCTTTTAGCTAAAGGTTCCAGTGGCAGGTGACCCAGAACTTTGAGGTTGAAGGAGGTCTTGTTTAGATCAGCAAATGTCTCCTGGGAAAAACTTTCCCCAGGCTTGATTTCATATTGCCCCCAAACGACTTGAATCAGACATGCCGGAATTACAGCTACAATAGAGCAGTTAAGATTACAGCATGCTTCAGAAAAAGATAAGTAAACACAGTTTTTATGTCACTGGCATCTTCCTCCATACCTGCTTGGTGACTTCGCACCTGGGCTATGTGATAGCCTTTTCCTGCCTGCAGCACTCAGTGAATCGCGAGCCTCCCAGGGACACAGAGACTTTTCTTCTTTGAAGCCTGTGCTGAATTCTAGGGTCCTCTCCTGCTGTAGCCACTGTAGGACCCACTCAGGACACCCGTGACAGAGCACAGCTTCTCAGTGTGCACACAGAGATTGTGCTCaattcccttcttttctcctttccgcTTTCCAAGGGAAGAGACTGACACCTGAGCTTGGGCATCTTCACAGATGGAGGGTGGAAGTTTGCACACATTCTGCATTTTCTGGTCATGTTCCCCACTGTCCTCCAGTTCCACTAAGGGTCTTAGGAAAGGTGGGTGCGCCACTTTTCTGAGATGCTCCTAGCTAGGGTCTTCCTCCACCCTCATCCCCTCTCAGGCTGGTTCCAGAGCCAGGTTCACCTGTCCTGGGGGTCCAAGGATGGACGATGGACTTCTTGGGAGAGCAAAGGGGTCAAGCCTAGTTGCATAGATTGTTGAAGTTGGAGGGCTTTAAACTACTTTTGGTTCTAGCCTCTCATTTGACAGAAAAGGCTTTGAAGGGTGCCCTTCACAACCCAAGGAAGTGGCTGAAAGGGCCTTGGGAATCTACTCTGAGGTTGCCTCTTCCCACTTCTGTGACTTGGTTTAGGAACTTTCTGAGATTTGGTTTTCTCCTCCATGCATTGAAGATGATACCTACTGCCTAGTTTTCTTGTGGGGTCAGTGATAATCCAGACATTCTACAGGGGAGAAATTAGCAGGTGTTCTGTTAAAGTTAGCTCTTCTAGTCTCTCCCTCCTTATTTTTCTTATGATACCCAATTCTCCACACAGATCATTTTCCCCACTAGGCTATAAATTCCTGGAGATCAGGGACCCCATAAAATTCATCTTGGGTTTCTCAGCACCTGGGGACAGTGTCTGGCATCTACCAGTGAGGTTTCAAATAACCTGTGTTGTGCAACCTGTCAGAGCACGAATGTCCCCAGGAGACTAGACAACGGCCCTCGGGGAAGTCCCCACAGCTGGCAAGTCTGGGACCTCACAGCCAGTTTCCTGCCGTTCGTTCCTTTCACAGAAGTACAGGAGCCATAAGGTTCATGggacttttatttttactgtttattttttgaaagccaACAAGGATGGGCAAATGCTCAGTCCCTTCTGGGCTGCATTCCTCTACCACCAgtccccacccacctcccccagcccacccccTACCTGCCAGCAGCTCAGATCACCTGGGTGAAAAATACCACTCTGTTGGCCAGCGTCCCTGTCAGCACCGGCTCCAGTGCCAGACCGCAAGATTGTCCGAGGAAAGGAAGGGCCATGATTCCCAGCAGGCCGTGGTTCAGCCCCTCCCTGGCATCCTTCACCCAGCTGGAGGggctctccttctcctttcctgccTTGTTGGAGGGGTGCTGTTCCCagcccttcctttcctccccagaTGGGATGCTCCTTCTCTCTGGGTGGGCCTGTCCTTATATCAGCACCAAATGATGCCCAGGTGGGCAGCCCTTGGGTACACCGTCCCCGCCTCACCTCTCCCTGCATCCTCCCCTTTTCCCGGTTGTCAGGGATTTTCCGTGTCTTCTGGTCTCAGAGGTATTGACCCTGAGGGTGAATCGGGGAAAGGAGGCCAAGGGGATTTCCGCAGCTCAGGGGCCATCATTCTGGAGTGTCAGGGGCGTTTATTCTTCACTGAGATGTCCCACTTGCCCTCCTGGAGGCAGATTCCTGCAGCCTGGGTTAGGTGCTCAGCTCTGGCCCCTCCAGTGGGATCCTTCCTGTGCACAGATCTGAGGAGTGCACCTGGCCACTCACCTGTCTTTTCTTCTGCAGCCAGCAGCTGGCTTGGGGCCCAAGACTCTGGTCTTCTGACTCCCCAGCCAGCTGCCTCTCTTCCTGGGAtgtcctgccccccacccccacaaaagTTGGATCACAGTGGCATGTCTGGGACCCCACAGCCAGTTTTCTGGCTGCAGAGCCTGGTCATTTTAGTCCTCTGTCCACTTGTGAATCTGCAGAAGTGGCAGGCGAAGCCCGCGGAGGTGCAAGGGGCAGCGGCTTCCCGGTCTCAGGAGTGCTGTGCCTCCCTCCTCGCCTCCTCCTCCCTTAGCTAAGATGCCTGTCccctttccctccttttctcctcctctcccgcctcccctcctcttcttccgCCTCCTCCCCTGCACCTGCcactcctcctccaccttctccacGCGCCTCTCATCAGAAGGCTCAGTCCCTGCGCCCCCAGCAGcgtggggaaggggaggggaaggtagGCTCCTCGGCGTTCCCCCGCGGGCTGCAGCCAGGATCCCGGGCCTGGACGGCGGGCGTCAGACGCTGTGCGCTCCCAGGCTGAGCACCGAGAAGGCGGCGCGGTGCTTGCGCAGCAGCAGGCGGATCTTCTCATCGTCCGAGTCAGGGTCCAGCGGCTTGTTGTACTCGTCGTCCTCGTTCTCCGAGGGTGCGCGGTCCCcgcctgcgcccgcgcccgcgccgCCCGGGGCCCGGGGCGTGGAGGACGAGGGTTCCAGGGCGCTCTTCTTCCGCCACTTGGTCCTGCGGTTCTGGAACCACACCTGCGATGAGAAAGACTGTGAAGGGCACAGGGCCACAGCGCGCACGGGACGCGGGAACAGCCACCCTGCTACAGCTAAACAAATGGTTCAACAACCAAGTGACTGTCACATTCACGTTTCTGTTGGGGAAggacaataaaatttaaaaacgtGAGCGCAagagccctcccctcccctccctcaacTCCCCGGTGttgtcgccgccgccgccgccgccgccgccgccgccgcctcctcctcctcctcctcctcctcctcctcctcctcctcctcctcctccttttcctcttcctcttcttccgcCTGGGTTCTAGGTGGAAGATGCGGAGTGCGGGGGTGGAAGGCTTAGCCCTGGTACTCGTTGGAAGGTGCTTATGAGCAGTCCCTCCTCTGGGCTTCATAGACCCTCACCCTACTTCATAAATAATTGTTCCCCTGGTTAGAAAAGTAACGTTGGTCCATTCCTTGGGATAGTTGAAGAGTGCAGGAATGCACCTCAGAAGCAGAAAGACGTGCAGGGGAGTCTGCCTCTTCCCCCCAGCTCTCGCCCCAGGGCAGTTGAGCGGCTGATGAGGAGGGCTTAGCGGGTGGGAGCTCGGAGGCCCCAGGGCCCTGAGCAAAGCCCAGACCCAGGTGCCAGCTGCCCGTGCTGCATCCTTAGGCCCGTCGCCGAGTCACTGAGCCAGCAGTTCCTGCACAGTTCCGAGCTTTCTTGAGCTTCGGTGCCCCGACTCAAAGTCCCAAGAGAGATCTAGCATCAAAATGGGGAAAGTTGCCCCCAGACTCTGAGGCGGTAGAAACAGGTTTCCCCAGGTCTATTTAGGGGACATTTGGGGCCCCTGCGTGTGGAGTGGGAAAGCCTGGGTTCACCTTCCCTAGCCCTGGCATGGACGACAAGGCTCCATGCCCCTGATAGCCCATCCGATCCTGCTTAGTAGGAGAAGGCGTTGTCTTCATCTTAAAGATTGGTAAACTGAGGTCAGCTCCTTTTGCTCCAGGCATCAAGCATGAATCTGGGCCAGAGGCTGCCGACAGTGCTTGGAATTTTTGGCCAAATACGGGGGTAGAGGGAAAGCCTGAGGTTGGAGTCCCCCCACATCTGGggttgaatcccagctctgccagctCTCCCAGCTCTCTGAGGCGGGAGACACTGATCTTCATCTGCGAAATGGGTAATAATACCGTCTCCCCGGGTTGCTGAGATGATGAAATGAGGTGCCGCACATAAGGCTCTGAGAATGGGGCTCAGTGGATGATTGCCTTTTCCTGGCTATGGTTAATTATCACAGGCTCCAGGGTTAGGCAGGCACTGCCCAGACACCAGTACAGCTGTGCTCTGGGGGGCTGCGTTGTGTGGCCACCTCTCTCCAGCGAAGTGCCGTCCTGTCCAGCAGGCTCCTCCCTGCAGGGCAGGCGCCACCTCCCGCACAGACTTACCTTGACCTGCGATTCAGTCATGCCCAGGGAGTATGCCAGCCGCGCCCTCTCAGGGCCAGCCAAGTACTTGGTCTGCTCAAAGGTTTTCTCCAGGGCAAAGATCTGGTGCCCCGTGAAGGTGGGCCGGGTGTGCTTCTTCTTGTGTATGCTGTCACTTAGGGGATCTGGGGCTGGCAGGAGGAAGGAAGTGTGGGGTTAGTAGAGTAAGTGGGGACCCTGAGGCTAGGCACCACTGTCAGGGCAACAACCATGCCTGTCCTCTCCTTCCTGCACAGGTTGCCAGGACACCAAGATTCCTTTCCCCTGACCAGCATTCTTGATATTGGAGAACAGTGACTGTGACCTCTGCCCTGCCTGGGTGGACAGGGCTCCAAGAGGGCAGCTATCCTAGGGTAAGGGGACTGAGGGGCAGCAGAGCCTCATGCCTCTCTGTCTAAATTTCTCAATACTCGCTGATGTTGCCTTCTTCTGAGGGGCAACAGGAGTTCTTTCTCTGTCCCAGGGATGTCCCTTCAGGTCACCCTTCTCCTATAATTAGGGACCGGGGCCTGTGAATTCCCTCCACCCCTGGCTTCTGCCAACTTCCTTGCTCTTGAGACCCTACTTCCCAGGTCTCCAGGAAACCAGGGAGGGGGAACCCCAAGCCCCAAGCTGCTACTTCCCCATGTCACCAGGCCTGGAAGTTATGTGGCCTAAACCACCCTGGAGAGCCTGGAACAGAGGCCAGAGACCTCCAGCCTGGCCACGGCAGCCGGCTTGAGAAGGAGTCGTGGAAAGTGGGCTCAGGGGAGtcagaattcccatgtgtcagGCCTTGTTCTGTGCAGTCTGACAGCTCAagttacaggtgaggaaactgaggcacagagagaggaaGGGCCCTCCTGAGAGATCATCTTCAAGTCTGTCTGCCTTTGCCTTCATTAGCCACTGACTTTCTTGGCTATGTCCCTGTGTGTGTACCTGCATTCAG from Macaca mulatta isolate MMU2019108-1 chromosome 8, T2T-MMU8v2.0, whole genome shotgun sequence includes these protein-coding regions:
- the NKX6-3 gene encoding homeobox protein Nkx-6.3 → MESNLQGTFLLNNTPLAQFPEMKAPVCQYSVQNSFYKLSPTGLGPQLAAGTPHGITDILSRPVAAPNSSLLSGYSHVAGFGGLSSQGVYYSPQVGNFSKAGNEYPTRTRNCWADTGQDWRGSRQCSNTPDPLSDSIHKKKHTRPTFTGHQIFALEKTFEQTKYLAGPERARLAYSLGMTESQVKVWFQNRRTKWRKKSALEPSSSTPRAPGGAGAGAGGDRAPSENEDDEYNKPLDPDSDDEKIRLLLRKHRAAFSVLSLGAHSV